One part of the Lytechinus pictus isolate F3 Inbred chromosome 3, Lp3.0, whole genome shotgun sequence genome encodes these proteins:
- the LOC135153709 gene encoding histone-lysine N-methyltransferase PRDM16-like, whose product MRHRVASDFECFDCGARFSHKRSLHRHIDERHRRQRLYTCDICEKGYSRRDNLRAHMVSHERRSKVRSEVHLSDKGGKEREREKGRETREHEEKTTTRICSEVQEPTIAEAEIQVDVSPGTMEAVNSWKMGPGLSGKPLSLLRQQVQDEQSEESESDLEDEQEGGMDLPEKVKLGKPIGDLKPTRILAGNLVRVAEHSSAYVFSGGSKSIYEEKARTYHMVVVKAVGSVPEASYTKINHVREGHVGPAMSVEDLERGLIGNLKTLTEKTTRRVFRNGEIVSEDEVIKEFTVDMMVGTTKAETD is encoded by the coding sequence ATGAGGCACCGGGTGGCGTCTGACTTTGAATGCTTCGACTGTGGAGCGAGGTTCTCACATAAAAGGAGTCTGCACCGACACATCGACGAGAGACATCGACGTCAAAGGCTGTATACTTGTGACATTTGTGAGAAGGGGTATTCCCGCAGAGATAACCTTAGGGCCCACATGGTGAGTCATGAGAGACGTTCAAAAGTGAGGTCGGAAGTCCACTTGAGCGACAAAGGAGGGAAAGAACGTGAACGTGAAAAAGGTCGGGAAACTCGAGAACATGAGGAGAAGACAACAACTCGGATCTGCAGTGAGGTACAAGAGCCAACCATTGCTGAAGCAGAGATTCAAGTCGACGTCTCTCCTGGCACTATGGAAGCGGTAAATTCTTGGAAAATGGGCCCAGGACTCAGTGGGAAACCACTTAGCCTCCTGCGTCAACAGGTGCAAGATGAGCAGTCTGAGGAGTCTGAGTCCGATCTTGAAGATGAACAGGAGGGGGGCATGGACTTGCCTGAGAAAGTGAAGTTGGGAAAGCCTATCGGTGACTTGAAACCGACCAGGATTTTAGCAGGGAACTTAGTCCGAGTAGCCGAACATAGTTCGGCATACGTGTTTTCCGGAGGATCGAAATCTATTTACGAGGAAAAGGCACGGACCTACCACATGGTGGTGGTAAAAGCTGTCGGGTCGGTCCCTGAAGCTTCATACACCAAGATTAATCATGTACGTGAGGGGCATGTGGGTCCGGCTATGTCCGTAGAGGATTTGGAGCGTGGACTTATCGGAAACCTAAAAACTCTCACCGAAAAAACCACGCGCCGAGTGTTCCGAAATGGAGAAATAGTATCGGAGGACGAAGTCATAAAGGAGTTTACGGTGGATATGATGGTGGGAACAACCAAGGCCGAAACAGATTGA